The Chitinophagales bacterium DNA segment GCGGCATCACATGTTTATAAAACCTGTGCCCTCTCTAAGCACCGACTCCAGAGGAGTCGTATGTTGTTGTTCTCATTTAAATCGAGGACGCGGCTTTCCACTGCCCAAACCACTACTTGACCCCAAAGGCATCACATGTTTTCAATCAATTTGAGTTTTATTTTTCTGAGACGCTAAACATACTGATGCCAGCAGCATCACATGTTTATAAAAACTCGTGACCTCTCTAAGCACCGACTCCAGAGGAGTCGTATGTTGTTGTTCTCATTTTAACCGAGGAAGTGGCTTTCACCACTGCCCAAGCCACTACTTGATCCCAAAGGCATCACATGTTTTCAATTGGATAAAATTTTGAGTTCATAAATAATTACCGAACTCAGAATTTAGAGCCAACAATTTTCAAAATCTTTTGTTAAATTAGATGTTGCTACATTAATTTAAAATTTTCAGTCATGAAACGAAAAGATTTCATTAAAAACTCATTACTTGGAATTGCCGGAATCAGTCTGGTAAGTAAAGCCAAAGCCAATGCTCCTAAAGCTGCTGAACAAAACATTGGATACAATCATTTGCCCAATAACGAGATAAAAACCACCAACTCCGTTTTGCACAAAGCAGAGACAAGAGGCATGGCCGATCACGGATGGCTCAAAGCAAGACACTCTTTTAGTTTTGCCAATTACAAAAATCCAGAACGTATGAATTTCGGGGTTCTGAGAGTCCTGAATGACGATATTATTTCCCCCGGTAAAGGTTTTGGAATGCATCCGCATAAGGATATGGAGATTATTACCATTCCACTTTCAGGTGACCTGGAACACCAGGACAATATGGGCAATAAAGCAGTGATTCACGAAGGAGAAGTTCAGGTGATGAGTGCCGGAACGGGCATTTACCACAGCGAATACAATGCGCGCAAAGACAAGGAAGTCAAGCTTTTGCAAATTTGGCTCTTTCCAAAAAAGCGCAGTGTTGTGCCCCGCTACGATCAAATAGTATTGAGTGGTAACAACAAAAACCAATGGCAGCAAATTTTATCTCCTTCACCTGATGATGCCGGGGTTTGGATTCATCAGGATGCCTGGTTTCACCTCAGCAATCTTGAGCAGGGGAAACAACTGGATTACAACTTGAAAAGGCCGGGCAATGGCATGTATTTTTTCGTGATAAGCGGAACTTTGAAAATCAACGGGCAGGAAGTTAAAGACAGGGATGCGCTTGGGCTATGGAATACCGAAAAAGCCAAAATTGAAAGTACTAGCAATGCACGGATATTATTAATGGAAGTGCCCATGTTATCCTAATTAAGCTTAAATTAAAACATAAAAAAATGTCAGATACATACAGAAAACCAGAACAAATCATGGCTCCACCCCCACCGCATATGGTTGGTGATGGATTCAGGGTACATAATTTTTTTCCCGGAGGCCGCAATTTTGAGCTAAGCCGAATGAGTCCTTTTTTCCTGATGGACTACAATTCAAAATATGAATTTCCGCCCAGTGCAAAACCCAGGGGTGTCGGTGTTCATCCACACCGCGGATTTGAGACTGTAACCATTGCCTACCAAGGGAAAATTGCCCATCACGACAGCTATGGCAACAGCGGAGTGATTGACAAAGGTGGAGTGCAGTGGATGACAGCCGGTTCAGGAGTATTGCACAAAGAATACCACGAAAAGGAGTTCAGTAAAAATGGAGGTCCTTTTCAAATGGTGCAATTGTGGGTGAATTTGCCAGCAGAACACAAAATGACAGGGCCTAAATACCAGGCCATTAATGCTGAGGATATGGGGATTTATTCGCTTCCCAATAATGGAGGAAGAGCAGAAGTGATTGCCGGAGCATACAAGAGCGTGAAAGGCCCTGCTTCAACTTTCACCCCTATCAATATGTTTAACCTGAAGCTGAACAAAGGCACAGAGGAAAGCTTTGAACTTAATGAAAACCACAACGCAGGTATGCTAGTAGTAGAAGGAAATGTAAGCATCAACGGAAATGAAAATGCAGCTGCCGATCACTTTGTGCTGTTCGAAAACAAAGGGGAAAAGATAAAAGTAAGGGCCAATGAAAATTCCACTTTGCTTGTATTGAGCGGTGAACCAATTCACGAACCGATTTTTGCACATGGGCCTTTTTTAATGAATACCCGCGCTGAAATACTGCAAGCTTTTGAAGATTTAGAAAAAGGTAAATTCGGACAATTGGAGGAGTCAATATGAAAATAATAGCATTTGCAGGGAGTACAAGCTCCAAATCCATCAATAAAAAATTAGTGAATTATGCATTGTCGTTTTTCGAAGCAGATGAAAAACAGCTGCTGGACATAAATGATTATGAAATGCCCTTATTTTCAGTGGATCGGGAATCAGAAGGCTACCCACAAGAGGCACAGGATTTTGTGAAAATACTCGGGCAGGCCGATCTCATTATCACTTCCCTGGCTGAACACAACAGTGCATACACCGCAGCATTTAAAAACCTGATGGACTGGTGCTCCCGCTATGAAAGAAAATTTTTCCAGGACAAAGCCCTATTTTTAATGAGCACTTCACCGGGCAAACGCGGTGGAGCCAATGTTATGAATTTGGCGCAGAATTATTTTCCCCGTGCCGGAGCAAATATTGTAGAAAGTTTCTCCCTCCCATCTTTTAAGGATAATTTTGATGCAGAAAAAGGCATTACAGATGATGATTTGAAAAAATCATTTCTTGAGAAAATTGATTTGGTAAAAGAAGCTGTATAATACGCTACTTAAAAACCCAAACAATTTGTACTTTTCACAAATTAAATTTCAAGAAGAAATTTCATATCAGATATTCAACTGAAAATGAAAAAAATAAGATTCGACAGGTTGGGAAGAATCAGCAGGATTACTAAATCAAGCAATGTCTTTGAAAACAAAGAAAAGATCATTTTGCGCGACTTCCTGGCTATGGAACGCACAACACTTGCCAACGAACGCACACTTTTTTCCTACATAAGAACCTCCCTTTACCTGATTCTGGCAGGTATTGCATTTTTAAAACTTGAAGATTTTGCAGACATGAAATGGCTCAGTTATGTGGTTTTTGTATTAAGCGCATTTCTTGTAATTGGTGGTTTAATTCGTTTTCAAAGACTAAAAAACAAACTAAAGGATTACTACACATCTATGCCTAAAGATTAAACCCGGGTTCAGAAATTCTTTAGTACTCAGATTATTAAATAATGATTGAACACACATTACCTTTACAACAAAACTTAAAATGGAAGAAAATAAAGATTTAAAACTCG contains these protein-coding regions:
- a CDS encoding pirin family protein; translation: MKRKDFIKNSLLGIAGISLVSKAKANAPKAAEQNIGYNHLPNNEIKTTNSVLHKAETRGMADHGWLKARHSFSFANYKNPERMNFGVLRVLNDDIISPGKGFGMHPHKDMEIITIPLSGDLEHQDNMGNKAVIHEGEVQVMSAGTGIYHSEYNARKDKEVKLLQIWLFPKKRSVVPRYDQIVLSGNNKNQWQQILSPSPDDAGVWIHQDAWFHLSNLEQGKQLDYNLKRPGNGMYFFVISGTLKINGQEVKDRDALGLWNTEKAKIESTSNARILLMEVPMLS
- a CDS encoding pirin family protein, coding for MSDTYRKPEQIMAPPPPHMVGDGFRVHNFFPGGRNFELSRMSPFFLMDYNSKYEFPPSAKPRGVGVHPHRGFETVTIAYQGKIAHHDSYGNSGVIDKGGVQWMTAGSGVLHKEYHEKEFSKNGGPFQMVQLWVNLPAEHKMTGPKYQAINAEDMGIYSLPNNGGRAEVIAGAYKSVKGPASTFTPINMFNLKLNKGTEESFELNENHNAGMLVVEGNVSINGNENAAADHFVLFENKGEKIKVRANENSTLLVLSGEPIHEPIFAHGPFLMNTRAEILQAFEDLEKGKFGQLEESI
- a CDS encoding NAD(P)H-dependent oxidoreductase, whose translation is MKIIAFAGSTSSKSINKKLVNYALSFFEADEKQLLDINDYEMPLFSVDRESEGYPQEAQDFVKILGQADLIITSLAEHNSAYTAAFKNLMDWCSRYERKFFQDKALFLMSTSPGKRGGANVMNLAQNYFPRAGANIVESFSLPSFKDNFDAEKGITDDDLKKSFLEKIDLVKEAV
- a CDS encoding DUF202 domain-containing protein produces the protein MKKIRFDRLGRISRITKSSNVFENKEKIILRDFLAMERTTLANERTLFSYIRTSLYLILAGIAFLKLEDFADMKWLSYVVFVLSAFLVIGGLIRFQRLKNKLKDYYTSMPKD